A genomic segment from Glycine soja cultivar W05 chromosome 18, ASM419377v2, whole genome shotgun sequence encodes:
- the LOC114397665 gene encoding uncharacterized protein LOC114397665, giving the protein MQTTTSSNTAATTFRSGMELFHRAKAVRLRSHHDKYLLADEDEESVTQDRNGSSRNAKWTVELIPEFDNIIRLKSCYGKYLTASNQPLLLGVTGRKVVQSVPRRLDSSVEWEPVRDGAQVKLKTRYGNFLRANGGVPPWRNSVTHDIPHRTTTQDWILWDVDVLEIHVVSPAPPPIPHSDSLDFESNTPSAVNIKSTTFSRQESTDSNVSSPPKVEGRTIYYHVAEDNGDVDDENVQGYSLNFKGNGVEQLARKFEEETGLEGVIVCTRSPLNGKLYPLRLQLPPNNVTMQVVLVLSSSKVAREFEEQGIL; this is encoded by the exons ATGCAGACAACAACAAGTTCCAACACCGCCGCCACCACGTTCCGTTCCGGCATGGAGCTCTTCCACCGCGCGAAGGCGGTGCGCCTCCGCAGCCACCACGACAAATACCTCCTGGCCGACGAGGACGAGGAGTCCGTCACGCAGGACCGCAACGGATCCTCCCGCAACGCCAAGTGGACGGTGGAGCTCATTCCGGAGTTCGACAACATCATCAGACTCAAGAGCTGTTACGGAAAATACCTGACGGCGTCCAACCAGCCGCTGCTCCTCGGCGTCACGGGCCGCAAGGTGGTGCAGAGCGTGCCTCGGCGGCTCGACTCCTCCGTCGAGTGGGAGCCCGTTCGCGACGGCGCGCAGGTCAAGCTCAAGACCCGTTACGGGAACTTTCTCAGAGCCAACGGGGGGGTTCCACCTTGGAGGAACTCCGTGACGCACGATATCCCGCATAGGACCACTACACAGGATTGGATCCTCTGGGATGTGGATGTTCTCGAGATTCATGTGGTGTCCCCTGCTCCGCCTCCGATTCCGCATTCCGATTCGCTTGATTTTGAGTCCAATACTCCTTCTGCTGTTAACATCAAATCTACCACCTTCTCCAGACAAGAG TCGACAGATTCGAATGTGAGTTCGCCGCCAAAGGTGGAGGGGAGGACTATATACTACCATGTTGCAGAAGATAATGGGGATGTGGATGATGAGAATGTGCAGGGTTATTCTTTGAATTTCAAAGGGAATGGGGTTGAGCAGTTGGCTCGGAAGTTTGAGGAAGAAACGGGACTTGAGGGAGTTATTGTGTGCACTCGAAGTCCTTTGAATGGAAAACTCTACCCTCTTCGCTTGCAGCTTCCTCCAAACAATGTCACCATGCAGGTTGTTTTGGTTCTTTCCTCGTCTAAAG TGGCAAGAGAATTTGAGGAGCAAGGTATACTATGA